A region of Carassius auratus strain Wakin chromosome 11, ASM336829v1, whole genome shotgun sequence DNA encodes the following proteins:
- the dda1 gene encoding DET1- and DDB1-associated protein 1 → MDKADFLKGLPVYNKTNFSRFHADSVCKASNRRPSVYLPTREYPSEQIIVTEKTNILLRYLHQQWDKKNAAKKREQEQAEGEGGSPAPPRKIARTDSQEMNEDS, encoded by the exons ATGGACAAA gcAGATTTCCTGAAAGGTCTACCTGTGTATAACAAGACGAACTTCAGCAGATTTCACGCTGACTCTGTATGTAAAGCATCG AACAGAAGGCCATCAGTATATCTGCCTACACGAGAGTATCCCTCCGAACAGA tCATCGTCACAGAGAAGACAAACATCCTTCTGCGTTATCTTCATCAACAGTGGGACAAAAAG AATGCAGCTAAAAAGCGAGAGCAGGAGCAAGCGGAAGGGGAAGGCGGCAGCCCAGCGCCTCCTCGCAAAATCGCCCGGACAGACAGCCAGGAGATGAACGAGGACTCCTAG
- the ano8b gene encoding anoctamin-8: MMPDTAAAAASSTNSSSDSESSRHRHRAQGDAERPEQQQHSAAPQPTSAGVLDKLFGKRLLQAGRHIMSHKSWMKTVPTENCDVLMTFPDTTDDHTLLWLLNHIRLGIPELIIQIRHHKHTRMYAFFVTATYENLLRGAEEMGLQKAVKPEFGGGARSFSCEEDYIYENIESELCFFTSQERQSIIKYWLDNLRAKHGEALHNIHFLEGQPIIPELRARGVIQQVFPLHEQRILGQLTKSWVQAVCEKQPLDDICDYFGVKIAMYFAWLGFYTTSMLYPAVIGFVLWMLTESDQTSRDICCVVFALFNVVWATLFLERWKRRGAELAYKWGTLDTPAESLEEPRPQFRGVKRCSPVTGCEEFYYPPWRRRVFRWLVSFPVCILCLCFVFLAMLVCFELQEFVMGIKELPRVARFIPKIMLAITVTACDEVYRKIACWLNDMENYRLQSAYEKNLIIKMVLFQFVNSYLSLFYIGFYLKDMERLKEMLAILLIIRQFVQNMKEVLQPYLAERHRLGELTLRAVWELLVSALLKYGRLAAGRAQVSPSDPTVLGSGLCGPQMGDEGAQERRERKCLNGGCGVPDEDVEAEPGERPSEEENESESLIDCGLKLRKVSFIEKVERKSASCVSPVDDSFLEEGSPTMVERGMDPSSVFEMCDDEDENGAPEMKELTAEPLESSTSVRLRKRGRSLERADSKTKRDSWMDPPEEQETNTLTQAEMESCMQTYQDTFQDYQEMFVQFGYVVLFSSAFPLAAMCALINNIIEIRSDAFKLCTSLQRPFGLRVCSIGQWQTVMEAMGLIAIVVNCYLIGQCGQLQRLFPWLSPEMAIISIVILEHFAVLLKYIIHVAIPDIPSWVGEEMAKLEFQRKEAFKKHERQAQQHFQEQQRRKREEEERQRQAEYQARRDRDDGRSDSSGGDHHHDKSHSGKSRPGGGGGASGGEKPKRPSSLLGNNNVMKLKQIIPLQNKFSSGTARSPQSPTGNEPKLPGFLSFKFLKSPENKKEAAMASASAAPAPPVQERAERSQSPNKSFNPGKLFNFGKSEGGACVNGAQLSKPGDGGQVQDKPPTKSDLNGVPDEIPSPCGETGENASSSDSDPLGPKM; this comes from the exons ATAAGCTGTTTGGGAAGCGTCTGCTGCAGGCCGGGAGACACATCATGTCCCATAAATCCTGGATGAAGACGGTGCCCACAGAGAACTGTGATGTCCTTATGACGTTTCCAG ACACCACAGATGACCACACGCTGCTCTGGCTTCTGAACCACATACGGCTCGGCATCCCAGAACTCATCATCCAGATCCGACACCACAAACACACCAGGATGTACGCCTTCTTCGTCACAGCCACATACGAAAA TCTTTTACGAGGGGCTGAAGAGATGGGACTGCAGAAAGCTGTGAAGCCGGAGTTTGGTGGCGGTGCTCGCAGTTTCTCCTGTGAGGAAGATTACATCTACGAGAACATTGAGAGTGAACTCTGTTTCTTCACCTCACAG GAACGACAAAGCATAATCAAATACTGGCTGGACAATCTCAGAGCTAAACACGGGGAGGCCCTTCACAACATCCACTTCCTGGAAGGGCAGCCAATCA TTCCTGAGCTGAGGGCACGAGGTGTGATCCAGCAAGTCTTCCCGCTTCATGAGCAGAGGATTCTGGGACAGCTGACGAAGTCGTGGGTGCAGGCCGTGTGTGAAAAACAGCCTCTCG ATGatatttgtgattattttggcGTGAAGATTGCCATGTACTTTGCCTGGCTGGGTTTCTACACCACTTCCATGTTGTATCCAGCCGTTATTGGCTTTGTATTGTGGATGCTCACAGAATCCGATCAG ACCAGCAGGGATATCTGTTGTGTGGTGTTTGCTCTCTTTAATGTGGTGTGGGCCACATTGTTCCTGGAGCGCTGGAAACGAAGAGGAGCGGAGCTGGCCTATAAGTGGGGTACACTGGACACCCCAGCTGAGTCACTGGAGGAGCCCAGACCTCAGTTCAGG GGTGTGAAGCGGTGCAGTCCAGTGACGGGCTGTGAGGAGTTTTATTACCCACCGTGGAGGAGGAGGGTGTTCAGATGGCTGGTCAGCTTTCCTGTCTGTATATTATGCCTCTGCTTTGTATTTTTGGCCATGCTCGTCTGCTTTGAGCTTCAG GAATTTGTGATGGGGATTAAGGAGCTTCCACGTGTAGCAAGGTTTATCCCTAAAATCATGTTGGCCATCACTGTGACGGCGTGTGACGAGGTGTACAGAAAGATCGCCTGCTGGCTAAATGACATGG AAAATTACAGACTCCAGAGTGCCTATGAGAAAAATCTCATCATCAAAATGGTTCTT TTTCAGTTTGTAAATTCTTATCTCAGCCTTTTCTATATTGGATTCTACCTCAAAGACATGGAGCGTCTGAAAGAG ATGCTGGCCATACTGCTGATCATCCGGCAGTTTGTGCAGAATATGAAGGAGGTCCTACAGCCCTACCTGGCCGAGCGGCACCGATTGGGTGAGCTGACGCTGAGAGCCGTTTGGGAGCTGCTGGTGTCTGCACTGCTCAAGTACGGGCGTCTCGCAGCAGGACGAGCGCAGGTCTCACCCAGCGACCCCACTGTGCTCGGATCAGGCCTGTGTGGGCCACAGATGGGGGACGAGGGCGCTCAAGAGAGACGAGAGCGCAAGTGTCTAAACGGCGGCTGTGGGGTCCCGGATGAGGATGTGGAGGCGGAGCCTGGTGAGAGGCCGAGCGAAGAAGAGAACGAATCAGAGAGCCTCATCGATTGTGGCCTGAAGCTACGGAAAGTCAGCTTCATTGAGAAGGTAGAGCGCAAGTCTGCCAGCTGCGTCAGCCCCGTGGACGACAGCTTCCTGGAGGAAGGAAGCCCCACCATGGTGGAGAGGGGCATGGATCCCTCCTCGGTTTTCGAGATGTGTGACGACGAGGATGAAAACGGGGCTCCGGAGATGAAGGAGCTGACAGCCGAGCCGCTGGAGAGCAGCACTTCAGTCAGGCTCAGGAAGAGAGGACGAAGCTTAGAGAGGGCTGACAGTAAGACCAAAAGAGATTCGTGGATGGATCCTCCTGAGGAGCAAGAAACCAACACGCTAACACAAGCCGAGATGGAGAGCTGCATGCAAACCTACCAG GACACTTTTCAGGACTACCAGGAGATGTTTGTTCAGTTTGGATATGTGGTGCTCTTTTCATCTGCCTTCCCATTGGCCGCCATGTGTGCCCTCATTAACAATATCATTGAGATCCGGAGCGACGCGTTTAAACTGTGCACCAGCCTCCAGAGACCCTTCGGCCTGAGGGTTTGCAGCATCGGCCAGTGGCAG ACAGTGATGGAAGCCATGGGTCTGATTGCCATCGTAGTGAACTGCTATCTGATTGGTCAGTGTGGGCAGCTACAGAGACTGTTTCCCTGGCTTAGTCCCGAGATGGCCATCATCTCCATCGTCATCCTAGAG CACTTTGCAGTACTACTGAAGTATATCATTCATGTGGCAATACCAGACATCCCCAGCTGGGTCGGAGAGGAAATGGCCAAGCTGGAGTTTCAGCGCAAAGAGGCGTTTAAG AAGCATGAGCGTCAGGCACAGCAGCATTTCCAGGAGCAGCAAAGGAGGAAGCGTGAGGAAGAGGAGCGCCAGCGGCAGGCGGAGTATCAAGCCCGGCGTGATCGAGACGATGGCCGCTCGGACTCTTCAGGTGGCGACCACCACCATGACAAGAGCCACAGTGGCAAATCCAGACCTGGGGGTGGGGGAGGCGCTTCTGGGGGGGAGAAACCCAAACGTCCCAGCTCGCTTCTTGGAAACAACAATGTCATGAAACTGAAGCAGATCATCCCTCTACAGAACAAGTTTTCTTCCGGCACAGCCCGTTCCCCACAGTCGCCTACGGGTAATGAACCAAAGTTACCGGGTTTCCTTAGTTTTAAGTTCCTAAAGTCTCCTGAGAACAAGAAGGAGGCGGCGATGGCTTCCGCCAGTGCGGCGCCAGCTCCTCCAGTCCAGGAGAGAGCGGAAAGGTCCCAATCACCCAACAAATCCTTCAATCCTGGGAAACTCTTTAACTTTGGGAAATCAGAGGGAGGGGCATGTGTAAACGGGGCACAACTTTCAAAACCAGGGGATGGTGGACAGGTGCAGGACAAGCCTCCAACAAAGTCCGACCTCAACGGGGTCCCGGATGAAATCCCATCCCCTTGTGGAGAGACTGGGGAGAATGCATCCTCATCCGATTCTGATCCATTAGGCCCTAAGATGTAA